In Pseudoalteromonas carrageenovora IAM 12662, the following proteins share a genomic window:
- a CDS encoding YeaC family protein, whose product MNIDNLVQNITPELFERLQYGAATGKWPDGTVLSDEQKQQTVQLVMLYQAKVAQSNEQFTIGANGEMIQKTKAQLQKEFKSDNEIARFSEHDL is encoded by the coding sequence ATGAATATCGACAATCTTGTACAAAACATTACTCCCGAATTATTTGAACGCTTACAGTACGGTGCTGCAACAGGTAAGTGGCCTGATGGCACGGTGTTATCAGACGAGCAAAAGCAACAAACTGTGCAATTAGTTATGCTGTACCAAGCTAAAGTGGCTCAATCAAACGAGCAGTTTACCATTGGTGCAAATGGCGAAATGATCCAAAAAACAAAAGCACAACTACAAAAAGAATTTAAATCAGACAACGAAATAGCTAGGTTTAGTGAACATGATCTTTAA
- a CDS encoding zinc-ribbon domain-containing protein, with protein sequence MAITRCPKCAKSISDKHKQCPHCGSNISELNDEQVLQLQREQRIKKRQMFMNHSFLALILFLGGFFCLYFLQPQEESLQWYAYTIAIGVGCIWYLINRIILVSLKKKK encoded by the coding sequence ATGGCGATTACTCGTTGCCCCAAATGTGCAAAATCAATTTCAGACAAACATAAGCAGTGTCCGCATTGCGGTAGTAATATTTCAGAGCTTAACGACGAGCAAGTTTTGCAGCTGCAACGTGAGCAGCGGATTAAAAAACGCCAGATGTTTATGAATCACTCTTTTTTGGCGCTAATCTTATTTTTAGGTGGCTTTTTCTGTTTATACTTTTTACAACCGCAAGAAGAATCCCTGCAGTGGTACGCCTACACAATCGCAATTGGAGTAGGGTGTATTTGGTACCTTATCAATCGTATTATTTTAGTATCTCTAAAAAAGAAAAAATGA